The following proteins are co-located in the Echinicola sp. 20G genome:
- a CDS encoding ParB/RepB/Spo0J family partition protein, which produces MAGNQKPINRKKALGRGLGALLEDSSNQNSKKESQETTVPAAGIHEVPLSEIQVNPYQPRTHFDKEALQELADSIIVQGIIQPITVRKLAEGEYQLISGERRFQASKIAGLESVPAYVRTANDQQMLEMALIENIQRENLNALEIAHSYQRLLAECDLKQEQLGDRVGKNRTTVNNYLRLLKLPPDIQAGIRDKKISMGHARALINVEEVDKQLAIYRKTIEEELSVRKVEALVKALHNDPEEEKVEASKPELDPVKKYELGKLQQKLASHLGSRVSLKMDHRDKGEIKIPFGSADDLNRILEILEII; this is translated from the coding sequence CCCATCAATAGGAAAAAGGCACTGGGAAGAGGCTTGGGTGCATTATTAGAGGATTCTTCTAATCAGAATTCAAAAAAGGAATCACAGGAAACAACTGTGCCGGCCGCAGGAATTCATGAGGTACCCTTGAGTGAAATACAGGTTAATCCTTATCAGCCAAGAACCCACTTTGATAAAGAGGCGCTTCAGGAACTAGCGGATTCTATCATTGTTCAAGGAATCATTCAGCCTATCACGGTCAGAAAATTGGCTGAAGGCGAATACCAGTTGATTTCAGGAGAAAGAAGGTTCCAAGCATCCAAAATTGCTGGACTTGAAAGTGTCCCTGCCTATGTAAGGACAGCCAACGACCAGCAAATGCTGGAAATGGCGTTGATTGAAAACATTCAGCGTGAAAACCTTAATGCTCTGGAAATAGCCCATTCCTACCAGCGGTTGTTGGCGGAATGTGACCTAAAGCAAGAGCAGCTTGGCGACCGAGTGGGCAAAAACAGAACCACGGTCAACAACTACTTGCGTCTCCTTAAACTTCCACCAGATATTCAAGCAGGGATCAGGGACAAAAAAATCTCCATGGGACATGCTAGAGCTTTGATTAATGTAGAAGAGGTAGACAAGCAGTTGGCTATCTATAGAAAGACCATTGAGGAGGAGTTAAGCGTCCGAAAAGTAGAGGCCTTGGTAAAAGCCCTTCACAATGACCCTGAAGAAGAAAAAGTGGAAGCCAGCAAGCCAGAACTTGATCCTGTGAAAAAATATGAATTGGGCAAGCTCCAACAAAAGTTGGCTTCTCATTTAGGCTCAAGAGTTAGCTTAAAAATGGACCACAGGGACAAAGGAGAGATAAAAATACCTTTTGGGTCGGCCGATGACCTGAACAGGATTCTTGAAATTCTAGAAATCATTTAA